From Pseudopipra pipra isolate bDixPip1 chromosome 13, bDixPip1.hap1, whole genome shotgun sequence, a single genomic window includes:
- the TRMT2B gene encoding tRNA (uracil-5-)-methyltransferase homolog B has translation MALCCLLRPPRWHLRPPPLPLLGPDRSLGTTTKGKGKKKAREGCSLPDPSWEERLANAVTPLWRLPYQEQLQVKYESQRKILQTLASRLEELGIDAQKPGGLCCPLQPVVPSPIINGYRNKSTFSVNRGPDGNPKTVGLYVGTGKARNIVCVKANHMKNMPSTHKQVAQCYEEFISRSPLDSCILFHEGGHWRELVVRTTSCGHTMAIITFHPQELGQEALATQKALLKEFFTCGPGAVCALTSLYFQESTMTRCSHEQSPYQLLHGEPHIFEELLGLKFRISPDAFFQVNTAGAEVLYQAVGKLCQTTGDTVLLDICCGTGTIGLSLAHQVSKVIGVEVVEKAIEDAKWNAVFNGISNCEFHSGKAEAVLPQLLAPWEDARPLVAVVNPSRAGLHYRVVRAIRNCRTIRRLLYISCKPEGEAMRNFLELCCPPDPRKKLTGEPFAPVLAIPFDLFPHTVHCELVLLFTR, from the exons AtggctctgtgctgcctgtTGAGACCCCCGCGCTGGCACCtccgcccgccgccgctccccctGCTCGGCCCGGACCGCAGCCTGGGGACAACGacaaaggggaaagggaagaaaaaggccaGGGAGGGCTGCAGCCTGCCAGATCCGTCCTGGGAGGAGAG GTTAGCAAATGCAGTGACTCCACTGTGGAGACTTCCCTACCAAGAGCAGCTGCAG GTGAAGTATGAAAGCCAGAGGAAGATTTTGCAGACACTGGCATCTCGTCTTGAGGAGCTGGGCATAGATGCACAGAAACCTGGTGGGCTCTGCTGTCCTCTCCAGCCTGTAGTCCCTTCT CCCATCATTAATGGCTACCGAAACAAATCTACTTTCTCTGTGAACCGAGGACCAGATGGGAACCCCAAAACTGTGGGGTTGTATGTAGGAACTGGCAAAG CAAGAAATATTGTCTGTGTGAAAGCCAACCACATGAAGAACATGCCTTCAACACACAAACAAGTAGCCCAG TGCTATGAAGAGTTCATCTCTCGTTCCCCCCTGGACTCCTGCATCCTCTTCCATGAAGGTGGACACTGGCGGGAGCTTGTGGTTCGTACCACCAGCTGTGGCCACACCATGGCCATCATCACTTTCCACCCCCAGGAGCTGGGCCAG GAGGCACTGGCTACTCAGAAAGCACTGCTCAAGGAGTTCTTCACGTGTGGACCTGGAGCAGTCTGTGCCTTGACTTCACTTTATTTCCAAGAGAG CACCATGACACGCTGCTCCCACGAGCAGTCTCCCTACCAGCTGCTCCACGGGGAACCTCACATCTTTGAAGAACTGCTCGGCCTGAAGTTTCGCATCTCTCCAGATGCCTTTTTCCAAGTGAACACGGCTGGAGCAGAAGTTCTGTACCAGGCAGTTGGGAAGCTCTGTCAGACTACTGGGGACACTGTCCTCCTCGACATCTGCTGTGGAACAG GCACAATTGGTCTCTCTCTGGCTCACCAGGTGTCCAAGGTCATTGGTGTCGAGGTGGTGGAGAAGGCAATAGAGGATGCTAAGTGGAATGCAGTGTTCAACG GGATCTCAAACTGTGAGTTTCACAGTGGGAAGGCAGAGGCCGTGTTACCACAACTCCTGGCGCCGTGGGAGGATGCCCGGCCGCTTGTTGCTGTGGTGAACCCATCTCGGGCTGGCCTAC ATTACAGGGTCGTGCGGGCCATCCGGAATTGCAGGACCATCCGCAGGCTGCTCTACATCTCCTGCAAGCCAGAGGGTGAAGCCATGAGGAACTTCCTTGA gctgtgctgcccaCCTGACCCACGGAAGAAGCTGACAGGAGAGCCGTTTGCCCCCGTGTTGGCAATTCCTTTTGACCTGTTTCCTCATACTGTTCATTgtgagctggtgctgctgttcaCCCGCTGA
- the LOC135421317 gene encoding 40-kDa huntingtin-associated protein-like, with protein sequence MLAAGGGSGPAGPGGSGPGLGGDGDFLSRYRLVSAKLRRRFLRKPNVAEAAEQFAALARELRAQESLPYAAWCQLAVARCAQSLFHGPAEAAALAEAARLFLRQERDLRQRLGLRGGFGEHVSAAQSCGAFAARLHLERGQPALAAGPCLELAAALRDTGQPARAAAPLQRAAELLGAARLPLQALRCLAERASCLLLARDYAGALAALTRAQALAGAGLGGAGAGAAPGGAFLDVLARCEVSRVLLLLLLQPPPAKLLPEHARTLEQYCWEAPDGGASTTGSAGGPGAGGLPPAASYLPAELFLLLQSAVLACQEKDVEALKALQAELWPLLSAEQNHLLHLVLQEMLSPAGQGL encoded by the coding sequence ATGctggcggcgggcggcggctccggccccgccgggccgggcggctCCGGGCCGGGGCTCGGCGGCGACGGCGACTTCCTATCTCGGTACCGGCTGGTGTCGGCCAAGCTGCGGCGGCGGTTCCTGCGCAAGCCCAACGTGGCGGAGGCGGCGGAGCAGTTCGCGGCGCTGGCGCGGGAGCTGCGCGCCCAGGAGAGCCTGCCCTACGCCGCCTGGTGCCAGCTGGCCGTGGCGCGCTGCGCGCAGAGCCTGTTCCACGGCCCCGCCGAGGCGGCTGCGCTGGCCGAGGCCGCGCGGCTCTTCCTGCGGCAGGAGCGGGACCTGCGGCAGCGCCTGGGGCTGCGCGGCGGCTTCGGCGAGCACGTGTCGGCGGCGCAGAGCTGCGGGGCCTTCGCCGCCCGCCTGCACCTGGAGCGCGGGCAGCCCGCGCTGGCGGCCGGGCCGTGCCTGGAGCTGGCGGCCGCGCTCCGCGACACGGGCCAgcccgcccgcgccgccgcgcCCCTGCAGCGGGCGGCGGAGCTGCTGGGGGCCGCCCGGCTGCCGCTGCAGGCCCTGCGCTGCCTGGCCGAGCGCGCGTCCTGCCTTCTGCTCGCCCGCGACTACGCCGGGGCGCTGGCGGCGCTGACGCGGGCGCAGGCGCTGGCCGGGGCCGGGctcggcggggcgggggccggggcggctcCTGGAGGTGCCTTCCTGGACGTGCTGGCGCGCTGCGAGGTGTCGCGggtgctgctgttgctgctgctgcagccgcCGCCGGCCAAGCTGCTGCCCGAGCACGCCCGCACGCTGGAGCAGTACTGCTGGGAGGCGCCCGACGGCGGGGCGAGCACCACCGGCAGcgcgggcggccccggggcgggggggctaCCGCCGGCCGCCAGCTACCTGCCGGCAGaactgttcctgctgctgcagtcGGCCGTCCTGGCATGCCAGGAGAAGGACGTGGAGGCGCTGAAGgcactgcaggcagagctgtggccgCTGCTGAGCGCCGAGCAGAACCACCTGCTGCacctggtgctgcaggagatgctgagCCCCGCCGGGCAGGGGCTCTGA